The Dunckerocampus dactyliophorus isolate RoL2022-P2 chromosome 16, RoL_Ddac_1.1, whole genome shotgun sequence nucleotide sequence GTTCAAGCCTATTTTTTGCCATTCAAGCTCATTTTAAAGCCGTTTAACCATTGTAATGTGTCAACACgatgtcaaatattacaattcagcTGTTCTTACCATATTTCTTCAATTAattcagagaaaacaagctacATAACACTTTGGAGTGGTTGATGTGATTAGCCTAGCATATGGCCTGTGGTGTCAGGTAAGCTCACTCATTttcaacatcttttttttttttttgctattaaagctcattttaaagccatttaacaaTTGTTATGTTTTAGTAGGGTGTCAAATATTCCAATCCAACTGGTCTTACTACATTTCTTCATATAAAACAAGCTAGAAAAATATCACTATTGGACTTTTAGCCTTAAAATTGCCTTAGAAAgcacaaaaatgctaataaatgtCACTGTTTCAATGATTTTCAATGAATATATGTTCTTTACCCCAATCCAACGTATATTTGTgctacagaaaaaaaagagttcAAGTAGCATACATGAAACATAACACGTTTTTGACATCAATTagtagcatttaaaaaaaaacaccacacatGTTTTCTACATGGTAGATCTCCCATCATGGCTTTGGTTGTCAAGGGTTAATTGGCTTTCAAAGAGTAATAAACACAACTGAAAAAAGATTCATTGGTTTATCAAGACACAGGTGTATTCACATGTAtcagtacagtacacacacacctgtgcacAGCTgatatgtgagtgtgtgtcaggTCAGAGTAACACCATTGTTGTCGTATTTTCAAAGAAAGGGGTCGAAGTACAAAACACCGAGGGAGGAAACCCGAGCATCTCATCTTATCTGCCGTGTTTATGGAGTGAAAAGAAAACATCTGGATGAACACGAGCATGCGGCGAGGCAGTAAAGTCATGAGGTAATGACAGGAGTTCTAccaaatattttgcttttacGAAGATAACCCAACCGTACTGTGATATAGAGCACGCTACACATCGTGCTGAGCTGTTGAAGTCGCTCTTGTTTTGTTGATTGACCGTAAATAATGCGGTTTGTTAGCGTTACAAGTAAATAAAAGGTATGGGGGTTGAATACCTTTACCTGCCAGCCAGTTCTAGACCTAACAATCAGCCGTTTGTGTTTTTCCCTGCGCTGTTGTTTTTAGTTTCCTTGCTACCCGAGAGCATCCTGAtgtttgctgtattttgtgctcatgttttttcttttgtgattTCGCTGACGCctcctgaaaaatcaaaggacggAGGGGCCACAGTGATATTTTACAGTACCCATGTAGTTATGCtaacaaattatatatatttcaagaaaaaacagcccagCTTTGTGACATAGCAGAAAAATATTTATGACCTTTTGACCTTAAATTACACTTTTCTGGctcgtttttttgtttctgttgttttttttcttcttaatatcAAAATACTTCAACTTCTACATTAttgctttattcccatcatattttgacttcattctatTGATCTCGTAACAAATCCCCCCccatttaattttccaaaatatgcaactttcttctttgttttctttcataGTATTATGTCTTCAGAAaagacatcttttttctttaatatttcaactttatgctcataaaagttgcatgtttttcctaataatatcatcgcttttttctcagaaaattatgacttttttttcctgtaagatgactttttttttggtaatattatgactttactcccctaatattttgactttattctcgtaaaattactgttgtttttttgttgttgcatttttgttgttgtattcaTGCTTACTTGTATTTTTAAACTGTCTTGGGgaccagtaaaaaaacaaccgtGGGcctcaaagtggcccccaggctgcactttggagaaCCCCTGCCCTAAAGTTTGCAATTTCAGGGGGTTAGTTGACCTATTTGACAAgattaaatataaaaagatgTAACTTTTTAGTATATGGAAGTTTTCAACAAGCAACACATTCACTGATAAATGCCAAATAAATTCTACAATGAAATGATAGAATTAAAGCTGTAATGAAATTGAACATATTTCAAAGTTATTGTTCAATACGATAGTGACATAACATCATGATTGTGATATCCAAGACGTGCTTGGAGACATGCTGCAGCTCGGCGCGTGTTGGCAGAGACGACGCCCACGCGCACGCCCACCCGCAATTTGTGTGCACCCTCCCCGCTGTGCGTGGCTCCTCCCCGCCTTGATGAAATGCCACCGGCTCCTCGCCTCCTTGCAGTGAAAGTCATGACAGGGGAGCCGTGAGTTTTGGACTTTTTAAGCATCCACAAACTATCTTATTACTTCCATCCAAGACGTCCAACCATGAAGACCATCCTTGCTGCCTACTCGGGGGTGCTGAAAGGTAAGCATGCCTCTTTGCGTGCTGCAGGAGGACTGCGGGAGCGCTTAGCTGCTCAAACAAATCACTGCTCGTTCCAGTAAATACTGCTTAAACACAACCTGATCGTTACTTCATCTACATCTAATACAGCTAGCAATGTTCTAGTAGTGTTCTAGTAGTCACTGTAGACTCTACCATGTAGAAGCAAGGCAACACGCAGTACAACAACTGGTGCACCTGCTGGGGAATTCCTGGGAGTCCAGGTGAAAGACTTAATGAAACGTGAAGATGCTACATCAGCGCGTGGTATGAACATGAGGGGTGCGACGGTACGTCATCACGGTTCGGTACGTACCTTGGTTTGAAGGTCgaggtttggttcattttgggttcggtaggggaacaaaatgcaaaacatgaaaACTGCTTGAAAgtgtaacataaaaaaactggtaggtaattctccaataagtACAATTCTCAaatgaatattaaaataatgcataatggTCTACAACAGGGGTTTCAAACTTGtagcccgtgggccatttgcggcccacagcaACATATTTTACGGCCACTTACTTGACTGTAAAGATTAGTGTAACTGCGGCTCGTGAAGCCTGGGCAAATTCAGAGGTAGAAGTACTCACAGTGACCTTGTCGCACAGTCAATGAACTTACTACAATCACGGTGCCCACACAACAGGTaaatcaacacaaacacaaacacaacataatAATGGATTCCATTCGATAGCGCTTTTCAAGATAAccaaagcacttcacagtgaagtgaacccattattcattcactcctctgtaaccacagctgccctgaagtagtctgacggaaacatggctgcaaATCGcagtgggcagcactggaggccaggtgggtgaagtgtccgGTGAccagggacacaacgacagtgactgggtggcgGGAGCAACAATCGGATCGAACCACCAACATttcggtttctggacgaccacctgagccactgccgccccaAATAATAATCAACTACTACTCTAAACACGTAACTTTCgcaatttttttacaaaacaaataccgcaaagcatgctgggaacgTCCAGCAGCCCCGTTTACGTTTAGTTGGCTTATGTTTAGGAAAATGCAACCATGCAGTCAAGTGTTCAATAACCGTTTGAACAATGTGAATGATTATTTAGTTTTTAGagttatccacttgtctttgtcctttTACGTGGGTGTTTCGAAGCGGAAGAGGGTTTTTAAGCTCtagcttctccttggcactaccgctagccatgactcccacTAATCCAAAGGCTGGTATGCACGCTATTTGTTTACCGAGTCGGCGTATACCGCgataaacacttcctgtccctcacttagtGTGTATCGTGCGGAAAACGGGTACTCTTCTGTACCAAAGCCAAAAATCTGACTAGTGTTCATAGTTTCCTAGGGCTGTCACAAGCTCTCGCAAGACTAAAACGGGCCTGGGACGATGATAAAACActgaattaatcacacgataaatgaaaatgaacttggtCATTTTGCCcgcttcaatatattgccatttgGATACGAGTCTGTTTTTCTCGTcactcgcctccaaacaggcaggaagtgggttcactctgtgtattggtttcatgctctaaaatcgatacGCATGTTTGTTGAAACGATGACCGCAAACGGACCCATGTGTGacttgtgaataaagttttcatttttatagtagctctttaataatgaatcatttatttgaatggttttatgcttttttttattactttctttttttgtgtattctttaaaataccattttcacatatttgatATGATTTTCTCCACTGTTGTTTCTGTTGTCgtgtattagcttggctatgttAGGAATCACCCGGCTACCTCAGTAcgcttcagggtttaaaataaataaataaataacgtaAATTAAAGATTGCattatttaaattaatcatttatttacttgAATAATTTCATCagtgaattttttttgtcttatttctttCAGCGATGATGCGAAATACGCTACTTTTGAAAATTTACCAGACGCATGAGATAAATTTGCACGAAGTGTTGGTATTGTTGCCGATACcggcctgaattttactcagtatcagcTACGAAACGAAATCGGTGGTATTCCCTAACACAGCTTGTGGCCAGTTCGATCTGGATCAGCAGGACAACGATATGTTGGTCAAGTCAGAGACAAATGGAAATGGAAGCAGTGGTTGCTAGTCGTGCTTTGCAGGTGGTGCTGCCCGGTGCGGGGTTATTTTCAGTCTTTACTGATGGGATTAGAAGAGAGCCTTCCAAGGGAGATGTTCTTATTGGATTCCAGCTCTTTCAGCTCTCCAGACTCGACTCGAATGTAGTTGCTCTTAATGTGACATTTAGTTTCTGCGTCTTTGCTCTGCAGCTTCATTTGAATCCTCTGGTGTCTGCAAAGGGTGCAGTGATTCGCCCGTAATCCCCTGGAAGGCTGTTGCTGTTCTTCTAGAATCATTGATCTTGTTGTACGATTCTTCTGTTAAAGCTTCTATTCCATGCATTTGGATTTGTCTCCAGGCACCGGCTCCAGCATCCTCTCCTCCCTGCAGGACCTGCCCTTGGCCTTTTGGCCATGCGGATCCAAGATGGAGAAACATCTCCAGGTCATCTCAGTTCTGCAATGGGTCGTCACCTTCTTAGCCttaggtatgtgtgtgtgtgtgtgtgtgtgtgtgtgtgtgtgtgtgtgtgagtgtgagtgtgtgtggtaATTCTGTACATTTCACTTAAGCTGCAAGAAAGCAAACAAGACCTAAAGAGTGAGCATGCAGTCTCATTAGTCCTAAGTAGGTTAGAGCACTAAGCTACACCGTAAATGCACACTCATGCAGAGCGCCTTGTGGGGCTTCGCCTCTTTAAAATtcctttgacacattttcaagtCTAATTTCATATATACATGTTCCCACCCTCTGCTTTTGCAGGGGCAGTCTGCACCGTGTTGTTAATCTACATGTTCTGCACTGATTGTTGGCTTATCGCTGCCCTTTACACCGCCTGGCTCATTGTTGACTGGAACACCCCCAAACAAGGTAATCCATTTTAAACACGTGGTGTGATGTTGCTgatctgatgatgatgatgatggggcCATTTCAAAGAAGCAGGTTTTAATTGAATGATTATATCACTGATGAGTGGTGTGATTTTTGAGGTGTAAAATTGATTAGGTGATGAAGTCACAAAGACGTTGCTCTGTTTGGGCTAATCGATGCTTTCAAGTGTCTTACGGCAGCTGCATGACTGAAATCTATATGAAAATATATGTTCTCAATCTCAGCAGACAAAGTGCAGTCATCCATCCGTTTCCTACCACGTATCCTGTTGATAGTTGTCCTCTTACAAAGATGTGAACGGGCCATCATTTTTGTCTGAGGTTTATTATAACAGAGAGGgacagcattttaaaaaatccagcAAAAAAACCCGATCCCTCGCCAAATGAGAGTTTGGATTTCGAGGCTTCACTatttcacggtttttcaaaaatattttaactcattcaatcccagccatttttcaaaagacaaccccttcagtggcggccattgtagacgattttgactgatctttcaaggcacacagaatattacgttctatggctaaataaacatggaccctaccaaaacaaagagtagactcaactctgaacccccgatgtcacttcctgtcaattcatttatcacggtcaggtctggaaccaattaactgcaataaaacgGAGTACcccgagaacatgcaaactccacacagagatgcccaacggagatttgaacccagatcttcccgatgtcgtgactgcgtggccaacatgctggattgcacacatctcaggaggcATTTCGGTCAGAGAAACATCCcaaaagcagaatgtttccacctccatgtttgacagggACGGTGTTGTTGGTCAGAGTCACCATTTCTCCCCGTGTCCACTTGATTACAAAGAGCTCcattttggtctcatctgaccacatcacatGGGGACCTTGCAGGCACTGCAGGATCCGTTACAGAAAAGCGTGTTACGAATGCTCTTCTCTCTGattgtgctcccaactcccttgacatcatcaaccagatttgttttgtcattttgttaaaTTCCTGAAATATATGATCGAGGAAGCCTGACAAAGCATTGTGTGTACGgttaaaaactattttcatttCATCTTTAATTTTTCTTAATCAGGTGGCAGGAGATCATCGTGGGTGAGAAGTTGGACAGTGTGGACATACTTTCGAGACTATTTCCCAATCAGGGTAGGTCACATCAGTTCTCCTCTTGGCAAGTCAATAACGTTGCTTCATGCACTCGCTATGGAAAcctacttaaaaaaagaaaacagcatcTCTTATGCttagaaataataatagtaataataaattgatcaataatattgaatataaaaaaatatgtatttagtgtatatataattataaatacagtcaaatgaTTCATACGTTCATACGTTTTTCAATTGTGAAAATTATTGAATCTGAAAcctttcaaattatttttactttgtattaatgaattattaattaacTTGTATATTATATGCCCATACTTTAGAGACAGCTACTTCCTCAACACCTGGTTATGCCCAGGTATGACCTGGCAGGTCAATCTACCTCTGATAAATGTATCTATCAGCTCTGTTGATTAAGATGAAGCCGTGACGTTGCCTGATAGGACACAAGTAGTCTATTTACTATTTTACAGTGCCGTCTCTTTTATCTGAGAACGCGGGTTTGCTTGTTCGTAGAGCTTTCAGAGTCAACCCCAAAGACAGATTTCATTATTTGATTCACGAATTagcgttttttttcttgtgtgtaTTAACGACTGCAGCGATCAGGTGACTTCGGCTTTCACCACACTATTTTTGTACTGAGCAAAGACTTCAGTGTGTTGACAAACCCAAGGAGATGCATTTAACCCCAGTCATGCTGAACTTTGTCCATCACATTGATCTGTACTTTGTTGTTGCACAGCTGTGTACATCACATGCGCTACCTGGATGTTTGTCATCATTGGAAGAAATCTCTGATGAGCCCTGCGGTCCAATTGCCATCTCTTACACACTGTTCGATTGAGTACTGAGTACTGAGTTCCCTACAGTATGACTTTACCAGAATATTTCTGCAGGATAATCAATTTGTAATCGCTGTCAAtcgtgactgttttttttacataagcTGGAGGCCAACAGGACAAAGTCCAAAGCAGCATTAAAACGAAGTCAGGAGTATGACTCTTATGAAAACAGTTACATGAAGGTCTTAGTAAGTACCAGGAGCAGAACTCCGTAACGTCTGTGCTGCGTTTGCAGCAACCAAACAATCTTCTTTCTTTGGGTTCACTCTAATCACCACGACAACCAGGTGGAGTCATGCGATTTGAACCCTTAAGAACAGAGACATTTGTAATGAAAGTAAAATGACACAGTTTTCACTGGGGTTTTGTTCCCTtacgttgatgttctcctctggTTTTGGATCAGCAAtcttaaagtataaaatgtgtaggtaCTTACCATTCATGGATGATAGCGTAAGAGGATTAACAGATGAAAGCAGAATCACAGCGTAGACGTTTTACTTATggtgtgtgttcaaggaccgcggAACaaaacgcttgacgaaaaaacatgatcagtgagggataaagacataaacatgcaaaaattgtgggcttcttttttttaattttttatagcAGTACATGCAAGaagtacattttacttgtattatcacatatttacagtatacattgttaccgacttagggtgaatgagatgtgttaaCTCCCACGTGGGGAGTTGATGAGTTCAAGGCAAGTGCAAAGCTGTGCAGGATGTCACCATGGCTTCTCGCGAGTTCAGTGGAATCTTGAATATGATCTCATTTACTAATGCGTTTATGCAACTCTTGTTTGAGCTGCTGATGGAGCATTGTGCACACGCTCTGATGGATCGGAAGTCTGCAATACTGATCAGgggacagttttttttcattcactttaattgctGTAATGTAACATGGAAATACGGTATCTCCCATGTCTGAAGAGGAGCTTTCAATAAATATGTTTACACTAAGTCATTATTTTATGGCAGCACTTGAGACATGCTCAATTGATAAGGATGTCCAAGTTCCACAAAAACACAAGCTGTGTCCAATTCCACACAACACTTTGACCTTTTAAGTGTCGGACCCCAGTACAGGGGGCGCCTTGGTTGCATTGTGTTGTTATGGTAACTGCTATGCTATACACTCACGTACCCAGACTAACGTCAGCTAAAAGCTCAACCAAAGAAATGTTTGAAAACAGAAGATAATTCAGACTACAAACACTGAAATGGAAAACAAGTGCAAGTGTCATGAAtagatgcttgtttgtctatgaaGACAGATCCTGTATATTCACTTTAAACCTATTCCCAGGGCAAAGACtatataggacagctctagtaccagagctgtcctatctggacaggttcaggttgtcttagaagacattttgcctctcaACTGAGCAGGCTTTATCgattcatgctcaatgactagctaggacagctctagtaaTACTGGAGACTTCAAGTGGACTGCTACTACTGGTACTACTAGACCTCTAGTTTAGGTCTAGTAGTAGACTGCTAGCGGTCTAGTACTACCTATCTAtccatctctgtctctctgtacagagctgtcctacctagtctttgagcatgaactgatgaaacctgctcAAAGAGGCAAAAAGTCTTgtgagacaacctgaacagtccggtTGTAATGGACCCAGTGCCCTGACACCACAAAGACCTGGATGAATGGGAACATTCACAGGCACTTTAAAACTGTGTGGTTAAAAAACAGACTGTTAAATTCTTGAATATTgtaacagtttttaaaaattgttttacatccaaaaatagatttgatttgattagATACTCTTATactgcatacacacacaacacctTACAGGGTTTTGGTTTTGTAAAGCACTCGTTCTTGGAAATGTGCCTCACTCACCGTCTTTGTCCCATTTGTTCAACAGCTAATTAAAACCCACAACCTGCTGCCCAACCGGAACTATATATTTGGCTACCATCCTCATGGCATTTTCTGTTTCGGGGCTTTCTGCAACTTTGGGACAGAGGCCACAGGCTTCTCCAAGAAGTTTCCAGGCATTAAGCCTTCCCTGGCAACCTTGGCAGGAAACTTCCGCATGCCTGTCCTACGGGACTACCTGATGTCTGGAGGTGAGTGCATCAGAGGAGCTGTGGGTTTTTGTCTGAGGTCTTAAAACTAGCGATACTCCTGATAATTGTATCTGTGAGACAATGGACCCTTTGGCCTTTTGTGCAGTTGAAATGTCCTGTGTTGACATGGCTGTTCGCTGATTTGTTTGTTCTTCAGATGGAGCTGCGGTATAGTCAATATACTCTACTTTCACTTTGAGGTTACAGTAGCTCAGCTTCTCAGGACCCAAAAATACCTGGTTCATTTTGAACGGGTCACAGACTAAAGTCTGTTTGACTGTTTGACAGGCTCCATGCTTTTTGACTCAATCTTATGTGTTCTTATCATCATATTATAGGAATATTTCAATGTTTGCTTCCCCACACGGTACACATTGAGTGACGGACAAGAAGTGtttatcatatttaaaaaatcatgaatGCTATTGCGCAAGcttttatgttttgctttttttcccccccatactgtacccaaaatgaaccgagCCGTGTCCGTAAAACCGAGGTCCGTGCCGAACCGTGATGGTGTTCCCTTACACCCCATACCCGTGGAGGAACTGCTGCGTAGACTTTTATGATGGGAAACAATGCAGGAAAGAAATCACGACAGTGTCGCCATCACAGCGTTTGCCACACAAAAGTAAAAGCAAGTAGGCCGCTGCTCATATGAAAGCTTGAAAACAAAACTAATGATGATTCATAAAATAACGATGAAGGCGTAAAGCTGGCAGAGTAGAAGGTGAAGGGAGATCAACTAACTTTGTCTAGATATGTTTGTGTTCAGGTTCTGGGTTGTTATCAGACATTTGGACCGTGTTGTCCTTTAAATTTAGGTAAAAGTCGTATTTGTTCAACCACCAAAGCTTGTTGTCCATCTCCTCAGGTATCTGTCCAGTCAACAGAAACTCCATTGACTACCTGTTGACATGCAACGGTACGGGAAATGCTGTGGTCATTGTAGTGGGGGGTGCAGCGGAGTCTTTACACTGCGCACCAGGCAGGAACTCTGTCATCCTGAAGAACCGGAAAGGCTTTGTGAGAATGGCCCTCCAGAAAGGGTGAGCTGAGTCCCGATCTGCTTTCACATACAAATCATAATCATTTCATATGTACCGTGTCATTTTAGCATGTGAGAGCAGTAACCCCAAATtgaacacacctgctccccatttacacctgagaccttgtaaaATCACGAGTTGCATGACACCGGAGGAGGAAAAATGGCTGATTGGGCCCACAGTCGACTGTTACCTGGGGacac carries:
- the dgat2 gene encoding diacylglycerol O-acyltransferase 2, coding for MKTILAAYSGVLKGTGSSILSSLQDLPLAFWPCGSKMEKHLQVISVLQWVVTFLALGAVCTVLLIYMFCTDCWLIAALYTAWLIVDWNTPKQGGRRSSWVRSWTVWTYFRDYFPIRLIKTHNLLPNRNYIFGYHPHGIFCFGAFCNFGTEATGFSKKFPGIKPSLATLAGNFRMPVLRDYLMSGGICPVNRNSIDYLLTCNGTGNAVVIVVGGAAESLHCAPGRNSVILKNRKGFVRMALQKGSDLVPVYSFGENDAYKQVILKEGTCWRSLQKKLQKLLGFAPCLFHGCGLFFGNSWGIVPYGKPITTIVGEPITVPKIEDPSDEMVDLYHSMYIKSLQCLFDKYKTRFGLKESDTLYIE